Proteins encoded together in one Riemerella anatipestifer window:
- a CDS encoding polysaccharide biosynthesis/export family protein: MKNIKIYLLLSIISLFLVSCLTTKEVRYQQPNEHLVLNEEGLIPYSNEVYRVTKADILNLNIVTTPKGDAAQFYSRFNTSGGENGAGGNIGGAGAVSGGGVGVAGGRMGGNSNFYFNGLKINSRGNIDIMGIGEIKAVGRTIEDIEAEIQTRVNENFVEGKSQVRLNTDGITYYILSDIEEMGALTGEKKSYTSMLSITEALAQNGGLNRTIDKKHVVLQRKYPEGIKRVTLDLTRDDIMNSPYYWIQNGDMVYLNTRSKSLYGFGKEPLQTLTTGVSLITTALSVYLLISRF, encoded by the coding sequence ATGAAAAATATAAAAATATATCTATTATTGTCAATTATATCTCTGTTTTTAGTATCCTGTCTAACGACTAAGGAAGTGAGATACCAGCAACCTAATGAACATCTTGTACTTAATGAAGAGGGGTTGATACCGTATAGTAATGAAGTTTATCGAGTAACTAAAGCAGATATTCTTAATCTTAATATAGTAACCACTCCTAAAGGAGATGCAGCTCAGTTTTACTCCCGTTTTAACACTTCTGGTGGTGAAAATGGAGCAGGAGGAAATATAGGAGGTGCAGGAGCTGTCTCTGGAGGAGGTGTTGGTGTTGCTGGTGGAAGAATGGGAGGTAATAGTAATTTTTATTTTAATGGATTAAAGATAAACTCTAGAGGAAACATAGATATAATGGGGATAGGAGAAATAAAAGCCGTAGGTAGGACTATTGAAGATATAGAGGCAGAAATACAAACTCGTGTTAACGAAAATTTTGTTGAAGGTAAATCTCAAGTAAGACTTAATACAGATGGGATTACTTATTACATATTGAGTGATATAGAGGAGATGGGAGCTCTTACTGGAGAGAAAAAATCTTACACCTCAATGTTAAGTATAACAGAAGCTTTAGCTCAAAATGGTGGGCTTAATAGAACCATAGATAAAAAACATGTTGTTTTACAAAGAAAATATCCAGAAGGTATTAAAAGAGTTACACTAGATTTAACGAGAGATGATATTATGAACTCTCCATATTATTGGATTCAAAATGGAGATATGGTTTATCTCAATACTCGTTCTAAAAGTTTATATGGGTTTGGTAAAGAGCCTTTGCAAACTTTAACTACGGGGGTTTCTCTTATAACAACAGCACTTTCTGTATATTTATTAATTTCAAGATTTTAG
- a CDS encoding EpsG family protein: MNIVFLHPIFTIITIILIAYSFLEVYNYKNYKSVWVVVFVMILLVGFRAWVGADYGAYVQMYEYFGQRTAYSTVYNKAFFSGNERLDVEWLYVLVGKYVYDFGVPFFVFTFVIALLSIVPKYFTFENAVVYPSLSLLLYMFPSYFTADGGHMRQAVSMSILIFSFYFIKKRNLPLFLLMIYLAMGFHKSAAIFILAYWIALIPMTKTRIILVLVVSAILSPFQVYQYFSLFDTLAPAEVYEAFSAYETIENSEATGRISFTDMIIVFYSYFLVTYNEEACEKIPYYEYMRNIALFGMCLYFIFRGSPIFSSRLAMIYMIFTVMALPNIIASVEDEKHKKYLHLIIVCFAIFYYFVYGSFQATRARYTWDYGNYLW; encoded by the coding sequence ATGAACATTGTTTTTTTACATCCTATATTTACCATTATAACTATAATTTTAATAGCTTATAGTTTTTTGGAGGTTTATAATTATAAAAATTATAAATCAGTCTGGGTGGTAGTATTTGTGATGATTCTTTTAGTGGGTTTTAGGGCATGGGTAGGAGCAGATTATGGAGCTTATGTACAGATGTATGAGTATTTTGGACAAAGAACAGCATATTCAACAGTCTATAATAAGGCTTTTTTTTCAGGTAATGAGAGATTAGATGTAGAATGGCTTTATGTTTTAGTAGGAAAATATGTTTATGATTTTGGAGTTCCGTTTTTTGTTTTTACATTCGTAATAGCTTTATTATCTATTGTTCCAAAATATTTTACATTTGAAAACGCAGTAGTTTATCCATCATTGAGCTTATTGCTTTATATGTTCCCTTCTTATTTTACAGCAGATGGAGGGCATATGAGACAGGCGGTATCGATGTCTATTCTTATTTTTTCTTTTTATTTCATTAAAAAACGAAATTTACCGTTGTTTTTATTGATGATCTATTTGGCAATGGGGTTTCATAAGTCTGCTGCCATTTTTATTTTAGCTTATTGGATTGCTTTAATCCCAATGACTAAAACAAGAATTATTCTCGTTTTAGTAGTTAGTGCTATTTTATCTCCATTTCAAGTGTATCAATATTTTTCCTTGTTTGATACATTGGCTCCGGCTGAGGTTTATGAGGCGTTCTCTGCGTATGAAACGATAGAGAATAGTGAAGCAACGGGAAGAATAAGCTTTACGGATATGATTATTGTCTTCTATAGCTATTTTCTAGTAACTTATAATGAGGAGGCGTGCGAAAAAATTCCTTATTACGAATATATGAGAAATATAGCGTTGTTTGGAATGTGCTTGTACTTTATATTCAGAGGAAGTCCAATATTCTCTTCAAGATTAGCTATGATATATATGATTTTTACAGTAATGGCTTTGCCTAATATTATTGCTTCAGTAGAGGATGAAAAACATAAAAAATATTTACATTTAATAATTGTTTGTTTTGCTATTTTTTATTATTTTGTATACGGTAGTTTTCAGGCTACTAGAGCAAGATATACTTGGGATTATGGCAATTATTTGTGGTAG
- a CDS encoding formimidoylglutamase — MTIEEIVKPFPLGDYKPWQLGSLVCNEIKEGGVVLLFCSDDRGAGGSAVARDFSAVRKCLYQLSKNDFNFPICDLGDLISGKSLEDTQYIVAEIVSKCIAEGALPIVIGGSNDLALSLYTAVKNHKEKISYTQINSFIHLEDVKESINERNFVSKILSEPSLKNYYHLGYQKHLNEPHSVSVLKEIDFEVLRLADMMNSTDLAEPFLRRAEVVSLSADAVESFSGEFSFHAQVNGLNKREICAYMKEIGLGENLMAFGLFNVNIDASYLVYNQLIAQMIWYFLEGLSIQKTHPKERQYENYLVVINNQDYTFKRDTFSGLWYFGNDDDILKCLPCAEKDYHNAKKGLLNPRFLK, encoded by the coding sequence ATGACTATTGAAGAGATTGTAAAGCCTTTTCCTTTAGGAGATTATAAACCATGGCAACTGGGTAGTTTGGTATGTAATGAGATAAAAGAAGGTGGAGTAGTGCTATTATTTTGCTCTGATGATAGAGGTGCAGGAGGTTCTGCGGTGGCGAGGGATTTTAGTGCAGTAAGAAAATGTTTATATCAACTTTCTAAGAATGATTTTAACTTTCCTATTTGTGATTTAGGAGATTTAATATCAGGAAAATCATTGGAAGACACTCAGTATATTGTTGCTGAAATTGTTTCTAAATGTATCGCCGAAGGAGCATTACCTATAGTTATTGGTGGTAGCAATGATTTGGCTCTTTCGTTATACACTGCGGTAAAAAATCATAAAGAGAAAATTTCTTATACACAAATTAACTCGTTTATACATTTAGAAGATGTGAAAGAAAGTATCAACGAGCGAAATTTTGTATCAAAAATATTGAGCGAACCTTCACTGAAGAATTATTATCATTTAGGTTATCAAAAACATTTGAACGAACCTCATTCGGTTTCTGTACTTAAAGAGATAGATTTTGAAGTGTTAAGGCTCGCTGATATGATGAACAGTACAGACCTAGCAGAACCTTTCTTAAGAAGGGCAGAAGTGGTAAGTCTTAGTGCTGATGCGGTGGAGAGTTTTAGTGGAGAGTTTTCTTTTCACGCTCAAGTTAACGGGTTGAATAAGAGAGAAATTTGTGCCTATATGAAAGAAATAGGCTTAGGTGAAAACTTAATGGCTTTTGGTTTGTTTAATGTAAATATAGACGCTTCTTATTTGGTTTACAATCAACTTATTGCCCAAATGATTTGGTATTTTTTAGAAGGTCTGAGCATACAGAAAACTCACCCTAAAGAACGCCAGTACGAAAATTATTTAGTGGTAATCAATAATCAAGATTATACTTTTAAGAGAGATACCTTTAGTGGATTATGGTATTTTGGAAATGACGATGATATTTTAAAATGTTTGCCTTGTGCTGAGAAGGATTATCATAATGCTAAAAAGGGGCTTTTGAACCCTAGGTTTTTAAAATAG
- the topA gene encoding type I DNA topoisomerase: MPKNLVIVESPAKAKTIQKYLGKDFEVLSSFGHIRDLPKKGMGINLNTFTPEYEVSTDKKKLVSDLKAAAKKADMVWLASDEDREGEAIAWHLAQELKLKDEKIKRIVFHEITKNAILKAIENPRNIDKNLVNAQQARRVLDRIVGFEMSPVLWKKVKTGLSAGRVQSVAVRLIVEKEKEIQDFVPNSYYKTEGKFLNADNQEISAQLKKSFFEESEAKEFLTLAKNTAFKVLNIEKKPGKRTASAPFTTSTLQQEASNRLGYGVTTTMRVAQRLYEEGYITYMRTDSVNLSQEAIEGAKEQIIKEFGQEYSEPRNYTTKSSSAQEAHEAIRPTDFKLKTVAGDTQLNRLYQLIYKRTLASQMANAQIEKTVVEIGNPKLPYNFEAQGEVIVFDGFLKVYGILKSEEEDAEDTEKALPKVSVGESLTYQNIISVQKFTRPPARYTEAGLVKKLEELGIGRPSTYAPTIQTIQNREYVDKKEIAPQEREVIKLNLTSNKIDRKVLTENYGGDKNKFVPTDIGIVVNDFLTKNFAEVLDYGFTAKVEQDFDDIANGDEKWKEVLSGFYEKFHDKIEDVEENADRANGERILGEDPKTGKTVLVRIGRYGAMAQLGDSDDDNPIYSSLLSRQNINTITLEEALDLFKVPFDLEKVDGKTVSVGVGRFGPYVKWGETYISIPKEEDPLTVNQKRAEELIREKQKADAPITTFKGEPVTKGTGHFGPFLKYKNIFVNVPKKYDFENLSQDDIVELIEAKLEKEANRYIKQWEKEGISIENGRWGPFIKFNKTNFRIPKNGDEKYTAEELKEVPLEEIKKWIVAQDKNAFAEKKITKKKTVTKKK; this comes from the coding sequence ATGCCCAAAAACTTAGTCATCGTAGAGTCTCCTGCAAAGGCGAAAACTATCCAAAAATATTTAGGTAAAGATTTTGAAGTATTGTCTAGTTTTGGACACATTAGGGATTTGCCTAAAAAAGGGATGGGGATTAATCTTAATACCTTTACTCCAGAATATGAGGTGTCTACGGACAAAAAGAAGTTGGTGTCGGATTTAAAAGCAGCAGCGAAGAAAGCGGATATGGTATGGCTAGCATCTGATGAGGACCGAGAGGGAGAAGCTATTGCTTGGCATCTGGCTCAAGAGCTTAAGTTAAAGGATGAAAAAATAAAAAGAATTGTGTTCCACGAAATTACTAAAAATGCAATTCTAAAAGCTATAGAAAATCCTAGAAATATAGATAAAAACTTAGTGAACGCTCAACAGGCTAGGCGTGTTTTGGATAGGATAGTAGGTTTTGAAATGTCTCCCGTCCTTTGGAAGAAAGTAAAAACAGGACTTTCTGCGGGCAGAGTTCAGTCGGTTGCAGTTAGGCTTATCGTAGAAAAAGAAAAGGAAATACAAGACTTTGTTCCTAACTCCTATTATAAAACAGAAGGGAAGTTTTTAAACGCTGATAATCAAGAAATATCAGCTCAGTTGAAAAAGAGCTTTTTTGAAGAGTCAGAGGCGAAAGAATTTTTAACCTTAGCGAAAAATACAGCGTTTAAAGTTCTTAATATAGAAAAAAAGCCAGGTAAAAGAACAGCTTCTGCTCCTTTTACGACTTCAACTTTACAACAAGAAGCGAGTAATCGCCTAGGTTATGGAGTTACCACTACGATGAGGGTGGCTCAGCGATTATACGAGGAAGGGTATATTACTTATATGAGAACCGATTCGGTTAATTTATCTCAAGAAGCGATAGAGGGAGCCAAAGAACAAATTATCAAAGAATTTGGGCAGGAATACTCTGAACCGAGAAACTATACTACTAAATCATCTTCTGCACAGGAAGCTCACGAGGCTATTCGTCCTACGGATTTCAAACTAAAAACAGTTGCGGGAGATACTCAACTTAATAGGCTTTATCAGCTCATCTATAAGAGAACGCTGGCTAGCCAAATGGCAAATGCTCAAATAGAAAAAACCGTTGTTGAGATAGGTAATCCAAAGTTGCCGTATAATTTTGAAGCTCAGGGGGAGGTTATTGTATTCGATGGTTTTTTAAAGGTTTATGGTATATTAAAATCGGAGGAAGAAGATGCAGAAGATACCGAAAAAGCTTTACCAAAGGTAAGTGTTGGGGAGAGTTTAACTTATCAAAATATCATTTCCGTTCAGAAGTTCACTCGCCCACCTGCACGATATACAGAGGCAGGGCTTGTGAAGAAACTTGAAGAATTGGGTATTGGTAGACCTTCTACTTACGCTCCAACCATACAAACCATACAAAATAGAGAGTATGTAGATAAAAAAGAGATTGCTCCGCAGGAAAGGGAAGTTATTAAACTTAACCTCACTTCAAATAAGATAGATAGAAAGGTTTTAACCGAAAATTACGGTGGAGATAAAAATAAATTTGTACCTACGGATATAGGTATTGTAGTTAATGATTTCTTAACCAAAAATTTTGCAGAAGTTTTAGATTACGGTTTTACGGCTAAGGTGGAACAAGATTTTGATGACATTGCGAACGGTGATGAAAAATGGAAGGAGGTGCTTTCAGGGTTTTATGAAAAATTCCATGATAAAATAGAAGATGTAGAGGAAAATGCAGATAGAGCGAATGGAGAGAGAATTTTAGGGGAAGACCCTAAAACGGGAAAGACGGTTTTAGTGAGAATTGGTAGATATGGAGCTATGGCTCAGCTAGGAGATAGTGATGATGATAATCCCATTTACTCTTCGTTATTGTCCCGCCAGAATATCAATACCATCACATTAGAAGAAGCCTTAGACTTGTTTAAAGTCCCTTTTGATTTAGAAAAAGTAGACGGCAAGACTGTTTCGGTGGGGGTAGGTCGTTTTGGACCTTATGTGAAGTGGGGCGAAACTTACATTAGTATTCCCAAAGAGGAAGACCCCTTAACTGTAAATCAAAAAAGAGCTGAAGAGCTGATTAGAGAAAAACAAAAAGCAGATGCTCCTATAACAACATTTAAAGGAGAGCCAGTAACTAAAGGGACAGGGCATTTTGGACCTTTCTTGAAGTATAAAAATATTTTCGTAAATGTGCCTAAGAAGTATGATTTTGAAAATCTTAGTCAAGATGATATTGTGGAACTCATAGAAGCTAAGTTAGAGAAAGAAGCTAACCGTTACATTAAACAATGGGAAAAAGAAGGTATTTCTATAGAGAATGGAAGGTGGGGACCGTTTATCAAATTTAATAAAACTAATTTCAGGATTCCTAAAAATGGAGATGAGAAATACACTGCTGAAGAATTGAAAGAAGTACCTTTGGAAGAGATTAAAAAATGGATTGTAGCACAGGATAAAAATGCCTTTGCAGAGAAAAAAATAACTAAAAAGAAAACCGTAACTAAGAAAAAATAG
- a CDS encoding GlsB/YeaQ/YmgE family stress response membrane protein — MGILSWLLFGLIAGAIAKAIHPGKDPGGWLVTIVIGILGSMVGGWLGSMLFNIDVTGFNLKSFFVAVGGALILLVLYSKVIAKK; from the coding sequence ATGGGAATTTTATCTTGGCTATTATTTGGTCTTATTGCAGGTGCTATTGCTAAAGCTATTCATCCTGGGAAGGATCCTGGAGGATGGTTAGTAACTATTGTTATAGGTATTTTGGGAAGTATGGTAGGAGGCTGGTTGGGCTCTATGTTGTTTAACATAGATGTTACAGGCTTTAATCTCAAAAGTTTCTTTGTAGCGGTAGGAGGAGCGTTAATTTTACTGGTACTTTATTCAAAAGTAATCGCAAAAAAGTAG
- a CDS encoding exopolysaccharide transport family protein — translation MIPEKVGQKTPSAQPEKSKVGTFDFFNLEFFIKKVLKNWYWFLLLGILGYAISYIYKKYYIQYTYESNISLSVSNNTASYLAPSNQSINFIWGQGGNQDGLYVKKLLLSRTHNEFITRKLELYIDYSTSGKLKSTFLDKNESPFFLEIDKEHFQAINIPITFIPKDNSYTVNLPEDLPNYLYSYKTEDFHPLKETYKKEVQKNIKLNEWYESPYFRFRLIKNPVQPSIDYNNITVVLSSIDQKVRENIGSINIEFDKEFPSIMSVSKRGANLNSTVNFLNNSIKELIEKRKQDKSLVDKNTVAFIKRNLDSVKIKLDSSAQSLNGVRIGENIVDVEGGVSSIMEKIKEIEKRKAELLTRISALNSIRNSMNKNLDEVININAAGIEDGNFMGSVSELKALIQKREEMRTIYTPNSEPMKEINRLIKEARGKSSGVVGNYYSMYLSDIEKLDAELLQYEREIRRFPLKEQKLIDAERGYSINETTYNALLSEQAKAEMRLAVGQSDITVLDWAKNLGQGPVGPNTSMFGVVLIGGLLSIPFIILLISSLLDNKIRSVKEVVKATKIPLLGVIGKNTNENNLTVIEQSKSSVAESFRGVRSNLRFLYDDGVKGGKVILVTSSISGEGKTYTSINIASVLALSGKKTILLGMDLRKPKIFGDFEINNKYGISNFLTGEIPVEQIINKTKISTLDVATSGPIPPNPSELLMSDRNTQFIEELRKSYDFIIIDSPPVGLVADSFELMKYTDANIYVVRHEYTEKYMLKMIIEKYHNQEVKHLGLVYNDYPSNQGYGYGYGYGYGYFDEDKNYQEPILVRWRNKLKSIFNKKG, via the coding sequence ATGATACCAGAAAAAGTAGGACAAAAAACACCTAGTGCACAACCTGAAAAGTCTAAAGTTGGAACATTTGACTTCTTTAATCTTGAATTTTTTATAAAGAAGGTACTAAAAAATTGGTATTGGTTTTTGTTATTAGGTATATTAGGTTATGCTATTAGTTATATCTATAAAAAATACTATATACAATACACTTATGAGTCTAATATATCTTTGAGTGTTTCTAATAATACAGCAAGTTATTTGGCGCCAAGTAACCAGTCTATTAACTTTATATGGGGGCAAGGAGGAAATCAAGACGGATTGTATGTGAAAAAATTACTTTTATCAAGAACACATAACGAATTTATTACTAGAAAACTTGAGTTATACATTGATTATAGCACTTCAGGTAAGCTAAAAAGCACATTTTTAGATAAGAATGAATCTCCCTTCTTTTTAGAAATAGATAAAGAGCACTTTCAGGCGATAAATATTCCAATCACATTTATTCCTAAAGATAATTCTTATACAGTTAATTTGCCAGAGGATTTACCCAACTACCTATATAGTTATAAAACTGAAGATTTTCATCCTTTAAAAGAAACATATAAAAAAGAGGTTCAAAAAAATATAAAATTAAACGAGTGGTATGAGTCTCCTTACTTTAGGTTTAGATTGATAAAAAATCCGGTACAACCTAGTATTGATTATAATAACATAACAGTTGTTCTAAGTAGCATAGATCAAAAAGTAAGGGAAAATATAGGCAGTATCAATATAGAGTTTGATAAGGAGTTTCCTTCTATAATGTCTGTGTCGAAGAGAGGAGCCAACTTAAACTCTACAGTTAACTTTTTGAATAACTCGATTAAAGAACTTATAGAAAAAAGAAAGCAGGATAAGAGCTTAGTAGATAAAAATACAGTTGCATTTATAAAGAGAAATTTAGATAGTGTAAAAATAAAGTTAGACTCTTCTGCACAAAGCCTTAATGGAGTTAGGATTGGAGAAAATATCGTTGATGTTGAAGGAGGTGTAAGCTCCATAATGGAAAAAATAAAGGAGATTGAAAAGAGAAAGGCAGAGCTACTTACACGAATTTCAGCACTTAATAGTATCCGAAACTCTATGAATAAAAATTTAGATGAGGTGATCAATATCAATGCTGCTGGAATAGAAGATGGTAATTTTATGGGTTCTGTTAGTGAGCTAAAAGCTCTTATACAAAAAAGGGAGGAGATGAGGACTATTTATACGCCAAACTCTGAACCTATGAAAGAAATTAATCGTCTTATTAAAGAGGCGAGAGGCAAGTCGTCTGGAGTTGTGGGGAACTATTACAGTATGTATTTGAGTGATATCGAAAAATTAGATGCAGAACTCTTACAATACGAGAGAGAGATAAGAAGGTTTCCTCTTAAGGAACAGAAGCTAATTGATGCAGAGAGAGGCTACTCAATTAACGAAACTACATATAACGCATTGCTGTCGGAACAGGCAAAAGCAGAGATGCGTCTTGCTGTAGGACAGTCTGATATAACGGTCTTAGATTGGGCTAAAAATCTTGGGCAGGGTCCAGTAGGACCTAATACCTCTATGTTTGGAGTAGTACTTATTGGAGGATTGTTATCTATTCCATTTATAATACTACTTATTAGCTCTCTTTTAGATAATAAGATAAGAAGTGTTAAGGAGGTGGTAAAAGCAACCAAAATACCTTTATTAGGGGTTATTGGTAAAAATACTAATGAAAATAATCTCACAGTGATAGAGCAATCTAAATCTTCTGTTGCAGAGTCATTTAGAGGAGTTAGGTCTAATTTGAGATTTTTGTATGACGACGGAGTAAAAGGCGGAAAAGTGATATTGGTAACTTCTTCTATTAGTGGAGAGGGCAAAACATATACCTCAATAAATATAGCCTCTGTTTTAGCTTTAAGCGGTAAGAAAACCATATTATTAGGAATGGATTTGAGGAAACCTAAGATTTTTGGGGATTTTGAAATCAATAATAAGTACGGAATTTCTAATTTCCTGACAGGGGAGATACCAGTGGAGCAAATTATAAATAAAACTAAGATATCTACATTAGATGTAGCGACCTCTGGACCTATTCCGCCTAACCCGTCAGAGTTGTTGATGAGTGACAGAAACACACAGTTTATAGAAGAGCTTAGAAAATCCTATGATTTTATTATTATAGACTCACCTCCAGTAGGTCTAGTGGCAGACTCTTTTGAATTGATGAAATATACAGACGCTAACATTTATGTTGTACGTCATGAATATACGGAGAAGTATATGCTTAAAATGATTATAGAGAAATACCATAATCAAGAGGTTAAACATTTAGGATTGGTGTATAATGATTATCCTTCTAATCAAGGTTATGGCTATGGTTACGGTTATGGCTATGGTTATTTTGATGAGGATAAAAATTATCAAGAACCTATACTTGTAAGGTGGAGAAATAAATTAAAATCAATTTTTAATAAAAAAGGTTAA
- a CDS encoding glycosyltransferase family 4 protein — translation MAYLDYLIIQLGIPLFYIKLVGAVFVSLVSCFFSIPIILKISKRKNLMDEPGIRSSHVRKIPNLGGIAIFYAIGIATPMFGYELFDLYKFLFPTLIILLYVGVMDDIVIMGAYKKLFIQIFVASLMVIGSDVRIRSLFGLFGIYELPYFISILFTIVTIIIIINSFNLIDGIDGLAGTYTIICCLLFGVSYYRLGEYNYPMIILCASIIGALIGFLYYNLSSSRSKKIFMGDTGSTIVGFLLAFTAIYFINIFTASGGRSLYHLPTAPVIAFAILILPMVDTLNVILIRLFNKKSPMEADKNHIHHKLLDLGLSHKKSTFYILCYYMFTIIVVYFFRHININLLLVFVLMLGFMGAYIPRFILKLRN, via the coding sequence ATGGCATATCTAGATTATTTAATTATACAACTGGGGATACCTTTATTTTATATAAAGTTAGTAGGTGCTGTTTTTGTGTCTTTGGTATCATGTTTTTTTTCTATTCCCATCATACTCAAAATTTCTAAAAGGAAAAATTTAATGGATGAGCCTGGGATTAGGAGTTCTCATGTGCGAAAAATTCCTAATTTGGGAGGAATAGCTATATTTTATGCTATAGGAATAGCTACCCCAATGTTTGGGTATGAACTGTTTGATTTGTATAAATTTTTATTTCCTACTCTGATAATTTTATTATATGTTGGTGTAATGGACGATATTGTAATTATGGGAGCGTATAAAAAATTATTTATACAGATATTCGTAGCATCACTAATGGTAATAGGTTCTGATGTAAGGATAAGAAGTTTATTTGGACTCTTTGGTATTTATGAATTGCCTTATTTTATAAGTATTCTGTTTACTATCGTTACCATTATAATCATTATAAATTCGTTCAATTTGATAGATGGAATAGATGGCTTGGCTGGAACGTACACTATCATTTGTTGCTTGTTGTTTGGAGTTAGCTACTATAGGTTGGGAGAGTATAATTATCCCATGATTATTCTGTGTGCTTCGATAATAGGAGCTTTAATAGGATTTTTATACTACAATTTATCAAGTAGTAGGAGTAAAAAGATATTTATGGGGGACACGGGCTCAACGATAGTGGGTTTTTTATTAGCATTTACTGCAATATATTTTATAAATATTTTTACAGCAAGTGGTGGAAGAAGCTTATATCACTTACCAACGGCACCTGTCATTGCATTTGCAATACTAATTTTACCAATGGTGGATACACTTAATGTAATTTTGATAAGGCTTTTCAATAAAAAATCGCCTATGGAAGCAGATAAAAATCACATCCATCATAAGCTTTTAGATCTCGGATTATCACATAAAAAATCAACTTTTTATATCCTATGTTACTATATGTTTACGATAATAGTAGTCTATTTTTTTAGACATATAAATATAAACCTACTTCTTGTTTTTGTCTTGATGCTAGGTTTTATGGGAGCATATATACCTAGGTTTATTCTAAAATTGAGAAATTAA
- a CDS encoding glycosyltransferase family 2 protein — protein MKKVSVIVPVYNVERFLKKCLDSLVNQTLEDIEIIVVNDGSKDGSQSIITEYEDKYPNKIKAFQKENGGLSDARNFGLEQANGEYIGFVDSDDFVRETMFEEMYHLATKHQAEMVICNLQKVNEAGEVTQLLTQVPNMPEKIVLEEHFSVFSDMSYFACNKLFHSSLFQNKRFKKGVHFEDIQLIPQLLLECKVIAQTQTYHYQYLERTDSITKTHTEKGLDILRAVEDVENAFENSLYKHKKEELKGFQILEGFYTFLAYLAFVKDEQVYHKLSEELKKFLFKRKISKKEILSYRRFGKNYLVSLPVKKQVYYLFYLLGLNRLLRKLIH, from the coding sequence ATGAAGAAAGTTTCCGTTATTGTTCCTGTTTATAATGTTGAACGCTTTTTAAAAAAGTGTTTGGATTCTTTGGTCAACCAAACATTAGAGGATATTGAAATTATCGTGGTAAATGATGGAAGCAAAGATGGCTCTCAGTCTATTATTACTGAGTATGAAGATAAGTATCCTAATAAAATAAAGGCATTCCAAAAGGAAAATGGGGGATTGAGCGATGCTAGAAACTTTGGTTTAGAACAGGCGAATGGTGAGTATATAGGCTTTGTAGATAGCGATGATTTTGTGAGAGAAACAATGTTCGAAGAGATGTATCATCTTGCAACGAAGCACCAAGCAGAAATGGTAATATGTAATCTACAAAAAGTGAATGAAGCTGGAGAGGTCACTCAGTTACTTACACAAGTACCTAATATGCCTGAAAAAATAGTTCTAGAAGAACATTTTTCCGTTTTCTCTGATATGAGCTACTTTGCTTGTAATAAATTGTTTCACAGTAGTTTATTTCAGAATAAAAGATTTAAAAAAGGAGTTCATTTTGAGGATATACAACTTATTCCTCAATTATTGTTAGAGTGTAAAGTTATTGCCCAAACTCAAACTTATCATTATCAATATTTAGAACGAACGGATTCTATCACTAAAACCCATACAGAGAAAGGTCTGGATATTTTAAGAGCGGTAGAAGATGTGGAGAATGCTTTTGAAAACTCACTCTATAAGCATAAAAAAGAAGAACTAAAAGGATTTCAGATTTTAGAAGGTTTTTATACTTTTCTAGCCTATTTAGCATTTGTTAAAGATGAGCAAGTATATCATAAATTATCCGAAGAGCTAAAAAAATTTCTGTTTAAGAGGAAGATTTCCAAGAAAGAAATACTTAGTTATCGTAGATTTGGAAAGAATTATCTCGTATCTTTGCCAGTTAAGAAACAGGTTTACTATCTATTTTATCTTTTGGGATTAAATCGATTGTTAAGGAAACTAATTCACTAA